CCTATGGTAAGCAAACCATCAATCGATCGAATGCCAACCGATAATTTTTCCGTTATGCGTCGGCGGGTTAAGGGAGGCGGCGGTAAAGTATGAAGGGGATATTGTATATTGGTATACAATGGCCCCTGCCCGTCAATCGGGTTGCCAAGACCATCCAGAATTCTACCCAGCAACTGACGGCCAACGTTTACTTTTAGGGTTCTATGCCCGGAAATCACTTCACAGCCGGGTCCAATGCCCTGGATTTCGCCAATAGGCATTAGCAGCACCCGACCTTGTCTAAAACCAACAACCTCTGCCGGGATGGGCAAACTATTACCCCGCGGATAAATATAACACAGTTCGCCCAGATTGACGTTTGGCCCTTGCGATTCTATTACCAGGCCAATTATTTGCGTTATCCGGCCATTCAATTTAAGGGAGTCAGCATTGTGAATTGCCGACAAATATTTATCGGCGCTGAATTTTGCGATCACGGCGACACATCCTGAATGGCTTTGTGTATCATTTCAAATTTAGTGTCCAACCTTGCGTCCACTGTGCCGAAAGCTGTATCGACAACACAGCCGCCGGCAGCGACGGTCTGATCTGATACAATGGAAACGGCTTGCTCGTTTCCCATCATCATTTGCAGATCGCCCTTGGCCATGAGCACCATTTCAAAGTCTTCCGGATTAACACGAACAGTGACGCTTTCCTGATCACGAACTTTATTCAGCGCTTCCTTAACTATAGGTAAAATCGCAGTTGGGTTTTCTTCAAGTTCCCGCGCCACAATTTTACGGGCAATGGCTACCGCCATATCTATGATTTTTCGTTCGGCATCTGTAATCATATTTACTGCTTCTTGCTCGGCGGTGGAAATAATTTTTTGCGCCTTCTCGGCTGCAGTGTGAATTGCCTGCTTCATTTCTTCACGGGCCTCGAGATTGCCGTTTTCATAGCCCTCTTGCTTACCCAAGTCATAGGATTCCTTATACGCCTGTTGTTTTATCGCTTCTGCCTGTATTTGGGTTTCATCCATTAAATGTTGCGCTTTCTCTTCTGCCGCGGCGACTATTCTCTGCGCTTCAATTTTAGCCTCATTAATACATAGCTCCATTTCTTCCCTAGCGGCGGCGTAATCAAATTCCGGTTCCAATTTCGGCTCAGGCTCAGAATCATTTTCAGGTCCCTGTTCGGGAAATACAATACTTTCAATAATAACCGGAGTATGATTTACTGATACAATTTTAAACAAGTTAGACAATTATTTCGTCCCCTTTACCACGTGAAACAATTATCTCGCCGGATTCTTCGAGACGCCGGATATTATTAACGATTTTTTGCTGGGCCTCTTCCACATCCCTGATGCGGACAGGTCCCATATATTCAATCTCGTCGCGCAACATTTCACCGGCGCGTTTGGAAATATTTTTATAGATCTTACTGGATACGTCCTCGGAAGAAGCTTTTAAAGCCAATGCCAAATCCTTGTTGTCAATCTCCCGCAGTACCAGTTGCAGCGAACGGTCGTCAAGCAAGACAATATCTTCAAAGACGAACATCCGTTTCTTGATCTCTTCGGCTAATTCCGGATTTTGAACTTCCAGGTTTTCGATGATAGTCCGTTCT
This window of the Methylomusa anaerophila genome carries:
- a CDS encoding FliH/SctL family protein, which produces MSNLFKIVSVNHTPVIIESIVFPEQGPENDSEPEPKLEPEFDYAAAREEMELCINEAKIEAQRIVAAAEEKAQHLMDETQIQAEAIKQQAYKESYDLGKQEGYENGNLEAREEMKQAIHTAAEKAQKIISTAEQEAVNMITDAERKIIDMAVAIARKIVARELEENPTAILPIVKEALNKVRDQESVTVRVNPEDFEMVLMAKGDLQMMMGNEQAVSIVSDQTVAAGGCVVDTAFGTVDARLDTKFEMIHKAIQDVSP